The DNA sequence AGCTGGACATGGGTGAACTGCGCGACCGCCTGCGGGCGTTTGAACGCATCTGCGCGGGTCGGAAAGAAGGCGGCACGATTGGCCAGCTTCCCCTTTCGGGACGTTTTCGCTGGCTGACAGCCGCCCGCAGTACCCTCGTCCAGACATCGCCGGTGCACCCCGGTCTGTGCGCCGATCCGGCAGAGACACTGAAGAAACTGTTTGAACAGCTGGTTTTATAAACGTACCC is a window from the Spirosoma rigui genome containing:
- a CDS encoding DUF3037 domain-containing protein, with product MTPEMHLFEYAVIRVVPRVEREEFVNVGIILYCSAKGFLQTQYTLPEARLQSFPCELDMGELRDRLRAFERICAGRKEGGTIGQLPLSGRFRWLTAARSTLVQTSPVHPGLCADPAETLKKLFEQLVL